The genomic region CACAGCAGGCAGATCACAAAGAAGGTGGATCAAGGGGTCATCCAGGCATGCCTATTTTTCAATGATTTTGAATAACCTCAACTATCTCTTAGCTATTTACCACTTTGTTCTGTCTACACTTGTCTCTGCCACATTTATGCTGTTTTTCCTCATTTTGTTTTGGACTGTGAATTTCAGCTTATCTTTTAATATTCCCTTGACATGTTAGATATATGATTACGTAGCCATTTTTCTCATGTTATATTTGCACCATGTGCGTCATTGTTAGTGGGCACTTCTTCAACAAAGTAACTTcttattaaaaaaagtaaaaacatAACAATTGGTAAGTAAATTGAATTCAATTGTTCGATCTTGACAACCTACCTGTGTTACCTCCTTTCATGGTACATGATTGATACTAAAGATAGCCTAATAAAGCTTAATCATTAATCAATGGATATTAGGTCTGTATTCCCTAACATAGAAGAAAGAATTTCAGAAAAACCCAATTTAGGTTTCCTCCATAGCCTTCCTTTTAAAGAGGCTATGAGCTGCTTTTCAGCCTGGATGGTTTAGACATCGAGACTAAGGATCCTTCTCTCTAGAATTGAAAACCAAAAGCTAGCTTAGCCATTTGTGAGAATGATAGCATGTCCAGGACACGTTGAGCAATGTGGTAAATGACAAAAGTTACAATATGCAGACGGCACAAATTCAAATTTGGTACCAAGCATGTACTAATGGAAACTTGTGTCTCAGAGTTGTACAAGTGAGATTGCAGTCTCATTCTTTACCGCCTAAGTCAGGGGCATAAAGGTCCAAACATATTTGTGTATATATGACAAAGTTACAACTTGAAATTGGAATAAGCCCAACACCTTTGAGCTGCATTATTAGTATCGGTGTTTCTTGACTTCTAAATCAAAACTGACAAAATTGAAGATTTTACCCCAACAATATGCCCCAATTTGCAAGCTATCTTTTTGTTTTGTATTATACATGGATATAAAACAGCATGCATACGTGGCAAGGAAATTTTACATGCAGAAGCCGCCAGTAACAGAGCTAATGCATTAACATGTAACTTACAATTATATATACTCTATCAATTATTCTAATTGaaaaatgttgcaaaacatttattaattattaattactgGTGAGTCTTTACAGTGCAAAAAACCATGTATTATACAATAATTATAAGGAAATACTATCAACACATGTATATTTCGGCAATTTCAATAACGCTATGTAAAAACTAAAATTCTATATGAAATTTCTAAGTAGTGAACGCAATTAGTGAAAAATCTGGCAATAGCCAATAGGCAAACCCACTTTTTAATTAATAAGTGAAAAAATAGAGAATTAATGAATTAGCCAAAAAAAGAAAACCCCCAGCATGCTCCAGCTGCAAGAAAGAAAAACCTAATGAAACTACTCAGTTCCATCAATGAATTAGCCATGAGAAAATTTAACTATGTTTTGATAAAGGCAACATTAGAGCTGCCTTTGAGGACTCGCTTGCGTGTATGAAGAGCTTTTTATTGAAAATAAACACTTAATTAATGAAAAATATGCCCAAAACCATTTTACAGCAGACGTAAATCATGAGGAGGAAACGGGGCAACTGCCCTTTTTAAGCAGTTTTGGGCGAGATCTCATGGGCCTCAAATTGCGAACTTGGTATGCAACCATAGCATGCAAAACAGAGAGAAGTTTGTGCTCAATTTCAACAGCAATTGGTGTGGGTTCCAGAATCCTCAGGGAGCGTGCAACAGCCTCCATTGTGGAAAGGCATCCCCCATGAGGCTCTTTTCTTAGCGTTAACTCACAACTCCACATGTTATTTCCTTGGGCATTCTGGTCATGAGGCAGACAAACTTGAACAACCCCAATTTCCCTGAGGAAGGGCATGCTTGCCCTAGCCATCTCCTTGGCATGCTGCCAAGTCCCATCAATCACTACCAAAACTACCCTTTTCGATCTCTCTATATTATTCTCACTTTGAGACAATACTGTTTTCAATTCCTCTCCATTGTTTTCATTTTGGGTGTTAGGCATGGGCATACCTGATGATGACGACGATACCCACTTGTTCAGATCGAGTGCTTCATTGCCTGGAAAGAGTAAAAGAACTTGGCATGTTGATTGGCATATATTGTCAAGGATTGAGGAGGATTTCCTGTGTAAACGACGGCCAACCATAACATGACAATTGCTCAGACATCTGTTGAGAAGCGGAACAGTTGCAAGCTTATGTCTCGCCTCATGAGGATGCTGTAATATGAGAATGTGGGTGGATGTTTTCATCGCTTGAGAAGGCAGTATAGTGCAGAGGCACACATTAACAGGCCTCCCACAACCTCCCTGGCATctctctcttccttcttcctcttcttcgcAATCCTCGTCCACGGAGTAACCGGAATCTAACACACTGTCCATTCGAAGAATCATGAATCTCCCCACTCCCCAAAAGAAACTGCCTTTCGATTCCTTCGAATTATGTCAAATATTCTGAACTTCCAGGACCTAATTTTTATCAAATTTTACCTACATTTTCCTCTGCTATGGAGTTGCTACCATTATTAAATCCATTTTCTTTagcgttttttttttaaaaaaggtaaaaaatttattaaatcaaattgagCAATATGTAGAACAGGGTCTCAACTCAGCAAAAAGAAGGAGAGGACTCAACATAAAGCCCCCAACCAAATAACAACTAAATTGTTAAATCCTCCTTGACCAAACCCTCAACAACATGAACATACTCCAAGGGCGGATGAGCCCAGTCTTCAACTCTCCACTCATTCAGGTAATCTGAGGCCCACTTTCCCAGACAATCAACAACTCTATTCCACTCCCGGGGAACATAACAAAAAGAAATTGTTTCCAAGGAAACACTCAAAGAAAGGATCTATCTACCCACCACAGTCAAATGTCACTCTACATCCTCCATCCGCTGATGATTTACATATCAACCACAACTTGGGAAtcagactcacaaataatcttactccacccaagaaaacaaacTCTCTTAAGGGCCATCAGAATAGCAAGGGCCTCCATATAATTATGAGTTTGGAAACCCTTATAGACAGAAAAGAGAATAACAACATTACCAAAACTATCTCTGCCAATTCCACCAACCCCAGCATACCCAGGATTACCTCTAAAAGATCTATCAGTATTAATCTTAAGATATCCCAAAGGAGGAGGGGTCCACTAACCTTCCCGACAAGCCCTCCTTTTAACATTTCTGCTCCTGACTTGAAGTTTCTTACCTAAGGCATCATGAATGCATGTCCCTAAAATATTCAAACTTTGAACCACCTGCATGTCACCAGGATCAATATCTCCTAAAAGGTCACACTTCGCCATTAGGGTCTCCCgaattatatttaaaaattttaGCCACACTTGTTGCACCATTTTCATCCTATCTTGGAAAATCCTACGGTTCCTTTCTAACCAAACCTGCCAGATAATAAGACCCAGACCAATGTCTCAAGCTGCATCCAGAAAGGGAGTCTTGGTAGGAGGTCTACCAAGGTTGTTCCAAAGCTCCATCGGAGTGCTAGCATGAACACAAGCATGTTTCCAAACCCCCCACCACCAATACCAAATATCTCTGGTGAAGGAGCACTGGAAGAAAAGGTGTGAGTTGTTCTCCTCACTCTTATGGCATAAAACACATATAAAGGGCCCATGAAAGCCCCTCTTCTAAAGATTTTCCTAGGTAAGACACCTATTCTGCACCACAAGCCACAAGAAAAAGTTACACTTGGGCCAAGGCAACCTATTCCAAACTTGTTCCACCAGGGACCATCCACCTTGGCAAAGGACATACATTCCAGCTCTTGATAGCCAGAAGCCACAAAAAACTTGTCCtttggattaggaccccaagcAAGGGTGTCAACACCTCTAAGAGAATTACACAATCTCTCAACTAGAATTTCAACCAGAGCTTCCCTCTCTTCCACAGAACCCCTAGGAGGCCATTCTTGAGGTTCCTTCCATCTAGCTACCTCACCACAACCCACCCTTGAAATTACTTTAAAGTCCTCCACTTTACTCCATCCTGCTGCCATAAAGATGTCACCAATAAATTGGAGATGAGGAAATTGAGACAAAATAGGAGGATATCCATCCCAGGAATCCTTCCAGAGCAAAGCTTCAGATTCTCTgttacaaatccaaaagagaccctTCTTAACTAGATGAGCTCCTCTCTTCAAGGTGTCCCAAATCATTGACCCATTTCCTATCAAGCTACATCAGAGGACATCCTTTCCTTCCACGTCACCAAGATATTTAATCCTAAGGATACTAGCccttccttgatcttgatttatacACCATCTCCAAAACAGCTTAGCAACAAGAGCGCAACCATTCAAGATAGTTTTCCGCAAACCAAGGCCACTCTCTTGTTTTGATTTGCACACATTATCCCACTTAACCAAACTCCACTTGGAGGAAAGCAAATTGTCAGTCCATAAGAACTGTCTAGGGAGGGCTTCAAATTCCTTCATAAAGCTAATTGGGGCTAACTGCACAAACCACCTGTAAATAGGAAGCGCCTGAACAACCGACTTTAAAAAAGTAACTCTACCAGCATTTGAGAGCCACCTATTAGTCTAGTGACACACCTTGCTTCGAAACTTATCCAAAATTTCCTTCCCAACAACTCTTGGCAATCTATGAACCGAAAGAGGAATTCCAAGGTAAACAAAAGGAAGGGTACCAATTTGAAACCTCATAATGCACACAATCCTCGCCTGAATGGGAGCATGAGTATTGAAGAAAAAAATATGAGATTTTTCCTCATTAATCAGTTGTCTAGAGGCCTTCACATAAATATCCAGAGCTCTTCTGAAATTGGCTGCTTCATCGATTCAAGCAGCCCCCATTAATGTAGTGCcatccacaaattgaagatgagaggAAGGAGGAATACCAGACCCCACCTCCAACCCTGAATAAAACCTTGTCTGACTTGAGACTTGAGAAACCTTCCCAAACCATTAGCCATTAGAATAAATAGATAGGGTGAGAGAGGATCACCTTGCCTCAGGCCTCTAATAGCACCAAACAAATCAGTTGGCTCACCATTAATAAGAACAACATAGGAAGAAGAGGTGATGCAACTCATAACCCAACTAATCCATTCACTTCCAAATCCAAAAGCTAAGAGAACCTTTTACAGAAAATTCCATCTGACCCTATCGTAGGCTTTGGCCATATCAAGCTTTATAAACATACGTTCTCCTTAGAAACAACCATGAAATGCACAACTTCAGCAGCAATAATGACACCATCCAAAATCTGTCTCCCAGAAACAAAACCCCCTTGCTCTTAGGAAATTAATCTACTAAGCCAAGGCTTCAGCCTCtcagcaatcaatttagtgata from Cryptomeria japonica chromosome 3, Sugi_1.0, whole genome shotgun sequence harbors:
- the LOC131037362 gene encoding tRNA-uridine aminocarboxypropyltransferase A produces the protein MILRMDSVLDSGYSVDEDCEEEEEGRERCQGGCGRPVNVCLCTILPSQAMKTSTHILILQHPHEARHKLATVPLLNRCLSNCHVMVGRRLHRKSSSILDNICQSTCQVLLLFPGNEALDLNKWVSSSSSGMPMPNTQNENNGEELKTVLSQSENNIERSKRVVLVVIDGTWQHAKEMARASMPFLREIGVVQVCLPHDQNAQGNNMWSCELTLRKEPHGGCLSTMEAVARSLRILEPTPIAVEIEHKLLSVLHAMVAYQVRNLRPMRSRPKLLKKGSCPVSSS